The Coffea eugenioides isolate CCC68of chromosome 8, Ceug_1.0, whole genome shotgun sequence genome has a segment encoding these proteins:
- the LOC113781652 gene encoding protein SPA1-RELATED 2 isoform X1, which translates to MDEAVDDDATGVTAADGMHVIHKQREYSLKPSNSSLLESHESDQNEGSSHLFTDILDGKNLDRMGSSEQASVSPHCMNNSGIMVEELTFTNYSGENLAIVGTSDNRDRVQSWKKHLHQKATGSGSAGSNGDAANRDRNWEAKSVWEDTGHLFYSGFLDQNQKPSGENYQELLDNFPGNDNKSMLSNAFSSGVTRTKIVSKSGYSEYFIKNTLKGKGIIYKGPLDRGFGDESGNQSYSRSTSTGILSSNTPLSSTRDVVMPISNVFPEVWSSISTFPNPDGVLLREWLRAGQNKANKMENLRIFRQIVKLVDFSHSQGIALKELRPSYFKLLPSNRVIYLGSSVHLSDNVLDHDVPRSEHDQIGKRPLKKNLLPFDHHFAKKQKFGDNMLHSGRLPHSSSSFDFKTASVDISRVDSFLGPNSGSGSSENQNIKVDFKSQSRSSVPQAPDMSPPILTSVNFMSEEKWYSSPEQHTERRLAFSSNIYSLGVLLFELLSSFDSRRSHEAAMLDLRHRILPPEFLSENPKEAGFCLWLLHPESSSRPTAREILQFEVICSIQELAGDELVSSIEEEDAESELLLHFLLSLKEKKQRDASNLVEEIRFIEADVQEVEKRQTRELPACTSLAEESLATKRNRLLRRGHVSSDFRPRLPLLCDEKMTKNIRQLESAYFSMRSNIQLPRKDMTTRGDKGLLRIRENWSLGKDRGICKTTDCLGGFFTDLCKYACYSNFKVRGVLRNGDMANSANVICSLSFDRDEDYLAAGGVSKKIKIFDFHALFDDSVDIHYPVVEMSNKSKLSCICWNSYIRNYLASTDYDGAVKLWDAATGQGFSEFVEHDERAWSVDFSRLDPTKFASGSDDHLVKLWSINERNSLCTIRNNANVCSVQFSAQSTYLLAFSTADYKTYCYDLRNISTPWCILAGHEKAVSYAKFLDNETLVSASTDNTLKIWDLNKTNSNGLSRDACVLTLRGHTNEKNFVGLSVADGYITCGSETNEVFAYYRSLPMPITSLKFGSIDPISGKETDDDNEQFVSSVCWRRKSNMVIAANSSGCIKLLELV; encoded by the exons ATGGATGAGGCGGTTGATGATGATGCAACAGGAGTTACTGCTGCTGATGGTATGCACGTTATACATAAACAACGTGAATACTCCTTAAAGCCCAGTAACTCCAGTCTTTTAGAATCACATGAGAGTGATCAGAATGAGGGCTCGTCTCATTTGTTTACAGATATTTTGGATGGGAAAAATTTGGATAGAATGGGTTCTTCAGAACAAGCAAGTGTGAGTCCTCACTGTATGAATAATTCTGGAATTATGGTTGAAGAATTGACGTTCACAAATTATAGTGGTGAAAATCTTGCTATAGTGGGTACCTCTGACAATAGAGATCGAGTGCAGAGCTGGAAGAAGCATTTGCATCAGAAGGCGACTGGATCAGGAAGTGCAGGCTCAAATGGAGATGCTGCAAATAGAGACAGGAATTGGGAAGCAAAAAGTGTCTGGGAGGATACTGGGCATTTATTCTATTCAGGGTTTTTGGATCAAAATCAGAAGCCTTCTGGTGAAAATTATCAAGAACTCTTGGATAATTTTCCAGGTAATGACAATAAAAGTATGTTAAGTAATGCATTCTCCTCAGGAGTTACCCGAACAAAAATTGTATCCAAGTCTGGGTATTCTGAATATTTTATAAAGAATACATTGAAGGGCAAGGGAATAATATACAAAGGTCCTTTAGACAGAGGATTTGGTGATGAGTCAGGGAACCAGAGTTATTCAAGGTCTACCAGTACTGGGATTCTGAGTTCAAATACCCCATTGAGTTCGACTCGAGATGTTGTTATGCCTATCAGCAATGTCTTTCCTGAAGTTTGGTCTAGTATTTCTACCTTTCCTAACCCTGATGGGGTCCTTTTGAGAGAGTGGCTTAGAGCTGGCCAGAATAAGGCAAATAAAATGGAGAACTTGCGCATATTTAGACAAATTGTCAAACTGGTGGATTTTTCGCACTCTCAAGGAATTGCTTTGAAAGAGTTGCGCCCATCTTACTTCAAGTTGTTGCCATCAAACAGAGTTATTTATCTGGGATCATCTGTTCATCTTTCAGACAATGTCTTGGATCATGATGTTCCCCGGTCTGAGCATGATCAAATTGGCAAGAGGCCACTCAAAAAGAACTTGCTACCCTTTGACCATCATTTTGCAAAGAAGCAAAAGTTTGGTGATAATATGCTACATTCTGGAAGGTTGCCTCACTCTTCATCCAGTTTTGACTTCAAAACTGCATCTGTTGATATTAGCAGAGTGGATAGTTTCTTGGGGCCTAATTCTGGGAGTGGGTCTAGTGAAAATCAAAATATCAAGGTGGACTTTAAGTCTCAGAGCAGATCCAGTGTTCCACAAGCACCTGATATGTCACCACCAATCTTAACTTCAGTAAATTTTATGTCGGAAGAGAAATGGTATTCCAGTCCTGAGCAGCACACTGAGAGGCGTTTGGCATTTTCATCGAACATTTACTCTTTGGGAGTTCTTCTATTTGAG CTACTCAGTTCTTTTGACTCTAGAAGATCTCATGAAGCAGCAATGCTGGATCTACGTCACAGGATTCTTCCTCCAGAGTTCCTGTCAGAGAATCCCAAGGAAGCTGGATTTTGCCTTTGGCTGCTTCATCCTGAATCATCGTCACGTCCGACTGCCAG ggaaattctgcaatttgaagTTATATGCAGCATTCAGGAATTAGCTGGAGATGAATTGGTATCATCTATTGAGGAAGAGGATGCTGAATCTGAATTGCTGTTGCATTTTCTCTTGTCActtaaagagaaaaaacaaagagatgCTTCAAACTTAGTAGAGGAAATTAGGTTCATAGAAGCAGATGTTCAAGAGGTTGAGAAAAGGCAAACTAGAGAATTACCAGCTTGTACCTCCTTAGCTGAGGAGTCCCTTGCTACAAAGAGAAACAGATTGCTTAGGAGGGGGCATGTAAGTTCAGATTTTCGTCCTAGGTTGCCTCTTTTATGTGATGAGAAGATGACAAAGAATATCAGGCAGCTTGAAAGTGCTTATTTTTCAATGAGATCTAATATTCAGCTTCCTCGAAAGGATATGACTACACGTGGTGACAAAGGATTGTTAAGAATTCGAGAGAACTGGTCGTTAGGGAAGGACAGAGGGATATGTAAAACCACTGATTGCCTTGGGGGATTCTTTACCGATTTGTGCAAGTATGCTTGCTATAGTAATTTTAAAGTGCGAGGGGTTTTGAGGAATGGAGATATGGCTAATTCAGCAAATGTAATATGCTCCTTGAGTTTTGACCGGGATGAGGACTATCTGGCTGCTGGTGGAGTCTCAAAGAAAATTAAGATATTTGATTTCCATGCACTTTTTGACGATTCTGTTGACATTCATTATCCAGTAGTTGAGATGTCAAACAAATCGAAGCTCAGCTGCATTTGCTGGAATAGCTATATAAGGAACTATCTTGCCTCTACTGACTATGATGGGGCAGTCAAG TTATGGGATGCAGCAACTGGTCAGGGATTTTCTGAATTTGTTGAGCATGACGAAAGGGCTTGGTCTGTTGACTTTTCTCGGCTGGATCCGACAAAATTTGCCAGCGGAAGTGATGATCATTTGGTGAAACTTTGGAGCATTAATGAG AGAAACAGTTTGTGCACAATCAGGAATAATGCCAATGTCTGCTCTGTTCAGTTTTCAGCTCAGTCAACATACTTGCTGGCTTTTAGCACTGCTGATTACAAGACATATTGTTATGATCTTCGAAATATTTCGACACCTTGGTGTATATTGGCTGGTCATGAGAAAGCTGTTAGCTATGCCAAATTTCTGGACAATGAAACACTAGTTTCTGCATCCACGGACAATACATTGAAGATTTGGGATTTGAATAAAACCAATTCTAACGGTTTGTCAAGGGATGCTTGTGTATTAACCCTACGAGGACATACTAATGAGAAG AACTTTGTGGGTTTATCTGTTGCTGATGGATACATCACATGTGGTTCCGAGACAAATGAG GTCTTTGCTTATTACCGATCTCTGCCTATGCCAATCACTTCCCTCAAATTTGGCTCCATTGATCCCATTTCTGGCAAAGAGACTGATGATGATAATGAACAGTTCGTTTCAAGTGTCTGTTGGAGACGAAAATCAAACATGGTCATTGCAGCAAACTCCAGCGGCTGTATAAAGTTGTTAGAATTGGTATAG
- the LOC113781652 gene encoding protein SPA1-RELATED 2 isoform X2 translates to MDEAVDDDATGVTAADDILDGKNLDRMGSSEQASVSPHCMNNSGIMVEELTFTNYSGENLAIVGTSDNRDRVQSWKKHLHQKATGSGSAGSNGDAANRDRNWEAKSVWEDTGHLFYSGFLDQNQKPSGENYQELLDNFPGNDNKSMLSNAFSSGVTRTKIVSKSGYSEYFIKNTLKGKGIIYKGPLDRGFGDESGNQSYSRSTSTGILSSNTPLSSTRDVVMPISNVFPEVWSSISTFPNPDGVLLREWLRAGQNKANKMENLRIFRQIVKLVDFSHSQGIALKELRPSYFKLLPSNRVIYLGSSVHLSDNVLDHDVPRSEHDQIGKRPLKKNLLPFDHHFAKKQKFGDNMLHSGRLPHSSSSFDFKTASVDISRVDSFLGPNSGSGSSENQNIKVDFKSQSRSSVPQAPDMSPPILTSVNFMSEEKWYSSPEQHTERRLAFSSNIYSLGVLLFELLSSFDSRRSHEAAMLDLRHRILPPEFLSENPKEAGFCLWLLHPESSSRPTAREILQFEVICSIQELAGDELVSSIEEEDAESELLLHFLLSLKEKKQRDASNLVEEIRFIEADVQEVEKRQTRELPACTSLAEESLATKRNRLLRRGHVSSDFRPRLPLLCDEKMTKNIRQLESAYFSMRSNIQLPRKDMTTRGDKGLLRIRENWSLGKDRGICKTTDCLGGFFTDLCKYACYSNFKVRGVLRNGDMANSANVICSLSFDRDEDYLAAGGVSKKIKIFDFHALFDDSVDIHYPVVEMSNKSKLSCICWNSYIRNYLASTDYDGAVKLWDAATGQGFSEFVEHDERAWSVDFSRLDPTKFASGSDDHLVKLWSINERNSLCTIRNNANVCSVQFSAQSTYLLAFSTADYKTYCYDLRNISTPWCILAGHEKAVSYAKFLDNETLVSASTDNTLKIWDLNKTNSNGLSRDACVLTLRGHTNEKNFVGLSVADGYITCGSETNEVFAYYRSLPMPITSLKFGSIDPISGKETDDDNEQFVSSVCWRRKSNMVIAANSSGCIKLLELV, encoded by the exons ATGGATGAGGCGGTTGATGATGATGCAACAGGAGTTACTGCTGCTGATG ATATTTTGGATGGGAAAAATTTGGATAGAATGGGTTCTTCAGAACAAGCAAGTGTGAGTCCTCACTGTATGAATAATTCTGGAATTATGGTTGAAGAATTGACGTTCACAAATTATAGTGGTGAAAATCTTGCTATAGTGGGTACCTCTGACAATAGAGATCGAGTGCAGAGCTGGAAGAAGCATTTGCATCAGAAGGCGACTGGATCAGGAAGTGCAGGCTCAAATGGAGATGCTGCAAATAGAGACAGGAATTGGGAAGCAAAAAGTGTCTGGGAGGATACTGGGCATTTATTCTATTCAGGGTTTTTGGATCAAAATCAGAAGCCTTCTGGTGAAAATTATCAAGAACTCTTGGATAATTTTCCAGGTAATGACAATAAAAGTATGTTAAGTAATGCATTCTCCTCAGGAGTTACCCGAACAAAAATTGTATCCAAGTCTGGGTATTCTGAATATTTTATAAAGAATACATTGAAGGGCAAGGGAATAATATACAAAGGTCCTTTAGACAGAGGATTTGGTGATGAGTCAGGGAACCAGAGTTATTCAAGGTCTACCAGTACTGGGATTCTGAGTTCAAATACCCCATTGAGTTCGACTCGAGATGTTGTTATGCCTATCAGCAATGTCTTTCCTGAAGTTTGGTCTAGTATTTCTACCTTTCCTAACCCTGATGGGGTCCTTTTGAGAGAGTGGCTTAGAGCTGGCCAGAATAAGGCAAATAAAATGGAGAACTTGCGCATATTTAGACAAATTGTCAAACTGGTGGATTTTTCGCACTCTCAAGGAATTGCTTTGAAAGAGTTGCGCCCATCTTACTTCAAGTTGTTGCCATCAAACAGAGTTATTTATCTGGGATCATCTGTTCATCTTTCAGACAATGTCTTGGATCATGATGTTCCCCGGTCTGAGCATGATCAAATTGGCAAGAGGCCACTCAAAAAGAACTTGCTACCCTTTGACCATCATTTTGCAAAGAAGCAAAAGTTTGGTGATAATATGCTACATTCTGGAAGGTTGCCTCACTCTTCATCCAGTTTTGACTTCAAAACTGCATCTGTTGATATTAGCAGAGTGGATAGTTTCTTGGGGCCTAATTCTGGGAGTGGGTCTAGTGAAAATCAAAATATCAAGGTGGACTTTAAGTCTCAGAGCAGATCCAGTGTTCCACAAGCACCTGATATGTCACCACCAATCTTAACTTCAGTAAATTTTATGTCGGAAGAGAAATGGTATTCCAGTCCTGAGCAGCACACTGAGAGGCGTTTGGCATTTTCATCGAACATTTACTCTTTGGGAGTTCTTCTATTTGAG CTACTCAGTTCTTTTGACTCTAGAAGATCTCATGAAGCAGCAATGCTGGATCTACGTCACAGGATTCTTCCTCCAGAGTTCCTGTCAGAGAATCCCAAGGAAGCTGGATTTTGCCTTTGGCTGCTTCATCCTGAATCATCGTCACGTCCGACTGCCAG ggaaattctgcaatttgaagTTATATGCAGCATTCAGGAATTAGCTGGAGATGAATTGGTATCATCTATTGAGGAAGAGGATGCTGAATCTGAATTGCTGTTGCATTTTCTCTTGTCActtaaagagaaaaaacaaagagatgCTTCAAACTTAGTAGAGGAAATTAGGTTCATAGAAGCAGATGTTCAAGAGGTTGAGAAAAGGCAAACTAGAGAATTACCAGCTTGTACCTCCTTAGCTGAGGAGTCCCTTGCTACAAAGAGAAACAGATTGCTTAGGAGGGGGCATGTAAGTTCAGATTTTCGTCCTAGGTTGCCTCTTTTATGTGATGAGAAGATGACAAAGAATATCAGGCAGCTTGAAAGTGCTTATTTTTCAATGAGATCTAATATTCAGCTTCCTCGAAAGGATATGACTACACGTGGTGACAAAGGATTGTTAAGAATTCGAGAGAACTGGTCGTTAGGGAAGGACAGAGGGATATGTAAAACCACTGATTGCCTTGGGGGATTCTTTACCGATTTGTGCAAGTATGCTTGCTATAGTAATTTTAAAGTGCGAGGGGTTTTGAGGAATGGAGATATGGCTAATTCAGCAAATGTAATATGCTCCTTGAGTTTTGACCGGGATGAGGACTATCTGGCTGCTGGTGGAGTCTCAAAGAAAATTAAGATATTTGATTTCCATGCACTTTTTGACGATTCTGTTGACATTCATTATCCAGTAGTTGAGATGTCAAACAAATCGAAGCTCAGCTGCATTTGCTGGAATAGCTATATAAGGAACTATCTTGCCTCTACTGACTATGATGGGGCAGTCAAG TTATGGGATGCAGCAACTGGTCAGGGATTTTCTGAATTTGTTGAGCATGACGAAAGGGCTTGGTCTGTTGACTTTTCTCGGCTGGATCCGACAAAATTTGCCAGCGGAAGTGATGATCATTTGGTGAAACTTTGGAGCATTAATGAG AGAAACAGTTTGTGCACAATCAGGAATAATGCCAATGTCTGCTCTGTTCAGTTTTCAGCTCAGTCAACATACTTGCTGGCTTTTAGCACTGCTGATTACAAGACATATTGTTATGATCTTCGAAATATTTCGACACCTTGGTGTATATTGGCTGGTCATGAGAAAGCTGTTAGCTATGCCAAATTTCTGGACAATGAAACACTAGTTTCTGCATCCACGGACAATACATTGAAGATTTGGGATTTGAATAAAACCAATTCTAACGGTTTGTCAAGGGATGCTTGTGTATTAACCCTACGAGGACATACTAATGAGAAG AACTTTGTGGGTTTATCTGTTGCTGATGGATACATCACATGTGGTTCCGAGACAAATGAG GTCTTTGCTTATTACCGATCTCTGCCTATGCCAATCACTTCCCTCAAATTTGGCTCCATTGATCCCATTTCTGGCAAAGAGACTGATGATGATAATGAACAGTTCGTTTCAAGTGTCTGTTGGAGACGAAAATCAAACATGGTCATTGCAGCAAACTCCAGCGGCTGTATAAAGTTGTTAGAATTGGTATAG
- the LOC113781652 gene encoding protein SPA1-RELATED 2 isoform X3, with the protein MDEAVDDDATGVTAADGMHVIHKQREYSLKPSNSSLLESHESDQNEGSSHLFTDILDGKNLDRMGSSEQASVSPHCMNNSGIMVEELTFTNYSGENLAIVGTSDNRDRVQSWKKHLHQKATGSGSAGSNGDAANRDRNWEAKSVWEDTGHLFYSGFLDQNQKPSGENYQELLDNFPGNDNKSMLSNAFSSGVTRTKIVSKSGYSEYFIKNTLKGKGIIYKGPLDRGFGDESGNQSYSRSTSTGILSSNTPLSSTRDVVMPISNVFPEVWSSISTFPNPDGVLLREWLRAGQNKANKMENLRIFRQIVKLVDFSHSQGIALKELRPSYFKLLPSNRVIYLGSSVHLSDNVLDHDVPRSEHDQIGKRPLKKNLLPFDHHFAKKQKFGDNMLHSGRLPHSSSSFDFKTASVDISRVDSFLGPNSGSGSSENQNIKVDFKSQSRSSVPQAPDMSPPILTSVNFMSEEKWYSSPEQHTERRLAFSSNIYSLGVLLFELLSSFDSRRSHEAAMLDLRHRILPPEFLSENPKEAGFCLWLLHPESSSRPTAREILQFEVICSIQELAGDELVSSIEEEDAESELLLHFLLSLKEKKQRDASNLVEEIRFIEADVQEVEKRQTRELPACTSLAEESLATKRNRLLRRGHVSSDFRPRLPLLCDEKMTKNIRQLESAYFSMRSNIQLPRKDMTTRGDKGLLRIRENWSLGKDRGICKTTDCLGGFFTDLCKYACYSNFKVRGVLRNGDMANSANVICSLSFDRDEDYLAAGGVSKKIKIFDFHALFDDSVDIHYPVVEMSNKSKLSCICWNSYIRNYLASTDYDGAVKQTANDMIYLDGSSYGMQQLVRDFLNLLSMTKGLGLLTFLGWIRQNLPAEVMIIW; encoded by the exons ATGGATGAGGCGGTTGATGATGATGCAACAGGAGTTACTGCTGCTGATGGTATGCACGTTATACATAAACAACGTGAATACTCCTTAAAGCCCAGTAACTCCAGTCTTTTAGAATCACATGAGAGTGATCAGAATGAGGGCTCGTCTCATTTGTTTACAGATATTTTGGATGGGAAAAATTTGGATAGAATGGGTTCTTCAGAACAAGCAAGTGTGAGTCCTCACTGTATGAATAATTCTGGAATTATGGTTGAAGAATTGACGTTCACAAATTATAGTGGTGAAAATCTTGCTATAGTGGGTACCTCTGACAATAGAGATCGAGTGCAGAGCTGGAAGAAGCATTTGCATCAGAAGGCGACTGGATCAGGAAGTGCAGGCTCAAATGGAGATGCTGCAAATAGAGACAGGAATTGGGAAGCAAAAAGTGTCTGGGAGGATACTGGGCATTTATTCTATTCAGGGTTTTTGGATCAAAATCAGAAGCCTTCTGGTGAAAATTATCAAGAACTCTTGGATAATTTTCCAGGTAATGACAATAAAAGTATGTTAAGTAATGCATTCTCCTCAGGAGTTACCCGAACAAAAATTGTATCCAAGTCTGGGTATTCTGAATATTTTATAAAGAATACATTGAAGGGCAAGGGAATAATATACAAAGGTCCTTTAGACAGAGGATTTGGTGATGAGTCAGGGAACCAGAGTTATTCAAGGTCTACCAGTACTGGGATTCTGAGTTCAAATACCCCATTGAGTTCGACTCGAGATGTTGTTATGCCTATCAGCAATGTCTTTCCTGAAGTTTGGTCTAGTATTTCTACCTTTCCTAACCCTGATGGGGTCCTTTTGAGAGAGTGGCTTAGAGCTGGCCAGAATAAGGCAAATAAAATGGAGAACTTGCGCATATTTAGACAAATTGTCAAACTGGTGGATTTTTCGCACTCTCAAGGAATTGCTTTGAAAGAGTTGCGCCCATCTTACTTCAAGTTGTTGCCATCAAACAGAGTTATTTATCTGGGATCATCTGTTCATCTTTCAGACAATGTCTTGGATCATGATGTTCCCCGGTCTGAGCATGATCAAATTGGCAAGAGGCCACTCAAAAAGAACTTGCTACCCTTTGACCATCATTTTGCAAAGAAGCAAAAGTTTGGTGATAATATGCTACATTCTGGAAGGTTGCCTCACTCTTCATCCAGTTTTGACTTCAAAACTGCATCTGTTGATATTAGCAGAGTGGATAGTTTCTTGGGGCCTAATTCTGGGAGTGGGTCTAGTGAAAATCAAAATATCAAGGTGGACTTTAAGTCTCAGAGCAGATCCAGTGTTCCACAAGCACCTGATATGTCACCACCAATCTTAACTTCAGTAAATTTTATGTCGGAAGAGAAATGGTATTCCAGTCCTGAGCAGCACACTGAGAGGCGTTTGGCATTTTCATCGAACATTTACTCTTTGGGAGTTCTTCTATTTGAG CTACTCAGTTCTTTTGACTCTAGAAGATCTCATGAAGCAGCAATGCTGGATCTACGTCACAGGATTCTTCCTCCAGAGTTCCTGTCAGAGAATCCCAAGGAAGCTGGATTTTGCCTTTGGCTGCTTCATCCTGAATCATCGTCACGTCCGACTGCCAG ggaaattctgcaatttgaagTTATATGCAGCATTCAGGAATTAGCTGGAGATGAATTGGTATCATCTATTGAGGAAGAGGATGCTGAATCTGAATTGCTGTTGCATTTTCTCTTGTCActtaaagagaaaaaacaaagagatgCTTCAAACTTAGTAGAGGAAATTAGGTTCATAGAAGCAGATGTTCAAGAGGTTGAGAAAAGGCAAACTAGAGAATTACCAGCTTGTACCTCCTTAGCTGAGGAGTCCCTTGCTACAAAGAGAAACAGATTGCTTAGGAGGGGGCATGTAAGTTCAGATTTTCGTCCTAGGTTGCCTCTTTTATGTGATGAGAAGATGACAAAGAATATCAGGCAGCTTGAAAGTGCTTATTTTTCAATGAGATCTAATATTCAGCTTCCTCGAAAGGATATGACTACACGTGGTGACAAAGGATTGTTAAGAATTCGAGAGAACTGGTCGTTAGGGAAGGACAGAGGGATATGTAAAACCACTGATTGCCTTGGGGGATTCTTTACCGATTTGTGCAAGTATGCTTGCTATAGTAATTTTAAAGTGCGAGGGGTTTTGAGGAATGGAGATATGGCTAATTCAGCAAATGTAATATGCTCCTTGAGTTTTGACCGGGATGAGGACTATCTGGCTGCTGGTGGAGTCTCAAAGAAAATTAAGATATTTGATTTCCATGCACTTTTTGACGATTCTGTTGACATTCATTATCCAGTAGTTGAGATGTCAAACAAATCGAAGCTCAGCTGCATTTGCTGGAATAGCTATATAAGGAACTATCTTGCCTCTACTGACTATGATGGGGCAGTCAAG CAAACTGCTAATGACATGATATACCTGGATGGTTCCAGTTATGGGATGCAGCAACTGGTCAGGGATTTTCTGAATTTGTTGAGCATGACGAAAGGGCTTGGTCTGTTGACTTTTCTCGGCTGGATCCGACAAAATTTGCCAGCGGAAGTGATGATCATTTGGTGA